A region from the Saccharomonospora azurea NA-128 genome encodes:
- a CDS encoding ComEC/Rec2 family competence protein → MVLRTTHAATGTVAGRHDWRLVPAAATVWGGSALGLLWGWWASLLCGITGCVAAMVLWRWWVPRDRERRRWRSAAGALAVCGVLTAWLTAARLHIVEHDGLRVQARDGVDVTLTVVVAQRPRAVHSDGYGGRAGGARSVLVPVDVIAAVSEGERIDSRGRVLLIGPTEDLSGVVVGQRVTVRATLAPFRPHEMTVAVGYVRGPPDAEGEAPWWQRSTESLRLAFREVAGVLDEESAGLLPGLVVGDTSELPSRVEQEFLDAGMSHLTAVSGSNVAIVCGAVLLLARAFRCGPRSSAVLAAVALVGFVAIVGYEPSVLRAGVMGAVGLLALVLGRRGSALPALAVAVCVLGILDPEMAVSMGFVLSVVATAGLVLVAPRWSRALSRRGFPRVAADALVVPTVAFLATAPVIAGMAGEVSLVSIVANLLAAPVVAPVTVLGAVAAVLGPWWRDAAVLVVQVAGPGVDWLVLVARHAAGTPGAVLSWPAGWWGALLAALVVVVLVGGLRYRRTRSVVAVLVVLVLVVTVPTRLFRPGWPPDGWALVACDVGQGDAFVLATGEPGRAVVVDTGPDPLVVDRCLERLDVERVPLVVLSHLHADHVGGLTSVFDGRAVGAVAVGPGRSPRWAWDDVVDTAAARGVPVVELAAGDRLTWSALRLDVLAPDAPGEVTVAAADDVDGSEVNNASVVLRATTAVGRVLLTGDVELEAQASLLASGEDLRAEILKVPHHGSRYTLREFLSAAAPRIAIASVGPDNSYGHPSPMILRVLRSGGALVARTDTDGDTAVVLDEGHPAVVRRGPEPRRRSPGPAVTLRRPARTARPPPTAARWPSGRPGHRARRASSTRRP, encoded by the coding sequence GTGGTTCTCCGCACCACGCACGCGGCGACCGGAACCGTCGCGGGGCGACACGACTGGCGATTGGTTCCGGCCGCCGCGACAGTGTGGGGCGGGTCCGCCCTCGGGCTGCTGTGGGGTTGGTGGGCGAGCCTGCTGTGTGGCATCACCGGCTGCGTCGCCGCGATGGTCCTGTGGCGATGGTGGGTGCCGCGAGACCGCGAGCGCCGCCGCTGGCGATCCGCCGCGGGAGCGTTGGCGGTGTGCGGGGTGCTGACGGCGTGGCTCACCGCCGCACGCCTGCACATCGTCGAGCACGACGGGTTGCGCGTGCAGGCACGCGACGGCGTCGACGTGACGCTGACCGTGGTCGTCGCGCAGCGGCCACGAGCCGTGCATTCCGACGGCTACGGCGGCCGGGCGGGTGGTGCGCGGTCGGTCCTCGTGCCCGTGGACGTCATCGCTGCGGTGTCCGAGGGCGAGCGCATCGACTCGCGGGGCCGGGTGTTGCTGATCGGCCCCACGGAGGACCTGTCCGGGGTCGTCGTGGGGCAGCGGGTGACGGTGCGCGCGACGCTGGCGCCCTTCCGGCCGCACGAGATGACCGTGGCGGTCGGGTACGTACGCGGTCCACCGGACGCGGAGGGGGAGGCGCCCTGGTGGCAGCGGTCGACCGAGTCGTTACGGCTGGCGTTCCGGGAGGTCGCCGGAGTGCTGGACGAGGAGTCGGCGGGCCTGCTTCCGGGCCTGGTGGTGGGCGACACCAGTGAGTTGCCGAGCCGGGTCGAGCAGGAGTTCCTCGATGCCGGGATGTCCCATCTGACCGCGGTTTCCGGGTCCAACGTGGCCATTGTGTGTGGAGCGGTTCTCCTCCTCGCCCGGGCGTTCCGATGTGGACCGAGATCCTCGGCGGTGCTTGCTGCGGTGGCTCTGGTCGGCTTCGTGGCGATCGTCGGCTACGAGCCCAGCGTTCTGCGTGCGGGTGTGATGGGGGCAGTGGGGTTGCTCGCCCTCGTGCTCGGGCGGCGCGGATCGGCTCTGCCCGCGTTGGCCGTGGCCGTGTGCGTGCTCGGGATTCTCGACCCCGAGATGGCCGTCAGCATGGGATTCGTTTTGTCGGTGGTGGCGACGGCGGGGTTGGTTCTGGTGGCACCGCGGTGGTCACGGGCGTTGTCGAGGCGAGGGTTTCCGCGGGTCGCGGCCGATGCCCTCGTGGTGCCGACGGTGGCGTTCCTCGCGACCGCACCGGTCATCGCCGGAATGGCGGGTGAGGTGAGCCTGGTGTCGATCGTGGCGAACCTGCTGGCGGCTCCGGTGGTGGCTCCGGTCACCGTGCTGGGAGCTGTGGCGGCCGTTCTCGGACCCTGGTGGCGTGATGCCGCGGTACTCGTGGTGCAGGTGGCCGGTCCGGGGGTCGACTGGCTCGTGCTCGTCGCGCGGCACGCGGCGGGCACACCCGGGGCGGTGCTGAGCTGGCCCGCCGGCTGGTGGGGCGCCCTCCTCGCGGCACTCGTGGTGGTGGTGCTCGTCGGCGGGTTGCGATATCGGCGCACGAGGTCGGTCGTGGCGGTGCTCGTCGTGCTGGTCTTGGTGGTCACCGTGCCGACGAGGCTCTTCAGGCCCGGGTGGCCGCCTGACGGCTGGGCGCTGGTCGCGTGTGATGTGGGGCAGGGGGACGCGTTCGTCCTCGCCACCGGTGAACCGGGGCGGGCCGTCGTCGTGGACACCGGGCCCGACCCGCTGGTGGTCGACCGGTGCCTGGAACGCCTCGACGTCGAGCGGGTCCCGCTGGTGGTGTTGAGCCATCTGCATGCCGACCATGTCGGTGGGCTGACCTCGGTGTTTGACGGGCGTGCCGTCGGAGCGGTGGCAGTGGGGCCGGGACGCAGCCCGCGGTGGGCGTGGGACGACGTCGTGGACACGGCTGCCGCACGCGGTGTGCCCGTGGTCGAACTGGCGGCGGGCGATCGGCTCACGTGGAGCGCACTGCGTCTCGACGTGCTGGCGCCGGACGCTCCCGGAGAGGTGACCGTCGCCGCTGCCGACGACGTCGACGGCAGCGAGGTCAACAACGCGTCGGTGGTGCTGCGAGCGACGACGGCGGTGGGGCGGGTCCTGCTGACCGGAGACGTGGAACTGGAGGCGCAGGCGAGCCTCCTCGCGTCGGGGGAGGATCTCAGGGCGGAGATTCTCAAGGTGCCGCACCACGGGAGCCGGTACACGCTGCGGGAATTCCTCAGCGCCGCGGCGCCCCGCATCGCCATCGCCAGCGTGGGGCCGGACAACTCGTACGGTCACCCGAGCCCGATGATTCTCCGAGTGCTTCGGAGTGGTGGAGCGCTCGTGGCACGCACCGACACCGACGGCGACACGGCCGTCGTGCTGGACGAGGGACATCCCGCCGTGGTGAGGCGGGGCCCGGAACCGAGGCGACGGTCCCCGGGCCCCGCGGTCACACTCAGGCGTCCAGCGCGGACTGCACGGCCTCCACCGACGGCCGCACGGTGGCCTTCGGGCCGACCCGGTCACCGAGCGCGTCGAGCGTCTTCAACCCGTCGCCCGTGA
- the nadD gene encoding nicotinate-nucleotide adenylyltransferase: MSARRLGVMGGTFDPVHNGHLVAASEVQHRFGLDEVIFVPTGQPWQKANRAVSRAEDRYLMTVIATASNPVFSVSRVDIDRGGQTYTVDTLRDLRAEYPDDELFFITGADALEQILTWRDVDELFDLAHFIGVTRPGYQLHDHHLPQGRVSLVEVTAMAISSTTCRERVQRGEPVWYLMPDGVVRYIDKRKLYTQPQS, encoded by the coding sequence ATGTCCGCACGCCGGCTCGGGGTCATGGGTGGCACGTTCGACCCCGTCCACAACGGGCACCTCGTCGCCGCGAGCGAGGTGCAGCACCGGTTCGGGCTCGACGAGGTCATCTTCGTGCCCACGGGGCAGCCGTGGCAGAAGGCGAACAGGGCGGTGTCGCGGGCCGAGGACCGCTATCTCATGACGGTCATCGCCACCGCCTCGAACCCGGTGTTCTCCGTCAGCCGGGTCGACATCGACCGCGGGGGACAGACGTACACCGTTGACACGCTGCGTGACCTCCGCGCGGAGTATCCCGATGACGAGCTCTTCTTCATCACGGGCGCCGACGCGTTGGAGCAGATCCTGACGTGGCGTGACGTGGACGAGCTGTTCGATCTCGCGCACTTCATCGGGGTCACTCGCCCGGGTTACCAGCTGCACGACCACCACCTGCCCCAGGGCCGGGTGAGTCTCGTCGAGGTCACCGCGATGGCCATCTCGTCCACGACCTGCCGGGAGCGGGTCCAGCGCGGCGAACCCGTGTGGTACCTCATGCCGGACGGTGTCGTGCGGTACATCGACAAGCGCAAGCTGTACACGCAGCCGCAGTCCTGA
- a CDS encoding histidine phosphatase family protein, protein MTLRRLVLWRHGETDYNAAGRMQGQLDSALTEVGWNQARFAAPALAKFEPDLVIASDLRRATDTATVLTDAFALPLRLDKRLRETHLGEWQGLTGADVDERAPGERNRWRLDATWAPPGGESRLEVAERAHEVVADLLHGDDDVETVLFAAHGGLILALTARLLRLPVALWPSLGGIANCHWVELEYQDDVWRLRAYNAGITG, encoded by the coding sequence GTGACGCTGCGCAGGCTCGTGCTGTGGAGGCACGGTGAGACCGACTACAACGCCGCCGGGCGGATGCAGGGCCAGCTCGACTCGGCGTTGACCGAGGTCGGTTGGAACCAGGCCCGCTTCGCGGCGCCTGCGTTGGCCAAGTTCGAGCCGGATCTCGTGATCGCCTCCGATCTGCGTCGGGCGACGGACACGGCCACCGTGCTGACCGACGCGTTCGCGCTGCCGTTGCGGCTGGACAAGCGGCTTCGGGAGACGCATCTCGGCGAGTGGCAGGGGCTCACCGGAGCCGACGTGGACGAGCGGGCCCCGGGCGAACGGAACCGCTGGCGGCTCGACGCGACGTGGGCGCCGCCGGGCGGCGAGTCGCGGCTGGAGGTCGCCGAGCGGGCTCACGAGGTGGTCGCGGACCTCCTGCACGGCGACGACGACGTCGAGACGGTGCTGTTCGCCGCGCACGGCGGGCTGATCCTCGCGTTGACCGCGCGGTTGTTGCGGCTCCCCGTGGCGTTGTGGCCCTCGCTGGGAGGGATCGCCAACTGCCACTGGGTCGAGCTGGAGTACCAGGACGACGTCTGGAGGTTGCGCGCCTACAACGCGGGAATCACGGGGTGA
- the thrC gene encoding threonine synthase, which translates to MTAVVPTPSRRTVELGPAVELVSKEEGHRQPLAPEFVSQHDFSPLEVAYDFGRVRREDIESGPRNIWRYKKLLPVPSNVEEIPNTEPGCTRLVRADRLAKELGVRRLWIKDDTGNPTHSFKDRVVAVALAAAREFGFDTLACPSTGNLANAVAAAAARAGWQSVVLIPSSLERAKVLTTAVYDGALIAVDGNYDDVNRLATELAAEHENWAFVNVNVRPYYSEGSKTLAFEVAEQLGWRIPEQVVVPIASGSQLTKVDKGFQELAQLDLVEASPYRVFGAQASGCSPVSAAFRDGHDVVRPVRPDTIARSLAIGNPADGPYVLDTVRRTGGAIEDVSDDEVVDGIRLLARTEGIFTETAGGVTVATAKKLIESGQLDPDAETVLLITGDGLKTLDALGDRVGPKATVRPSVEAVQSALDA; encoded by the coding sequence ATGACTGCTGTTGTGCCCACGCCCTCCCGCCGCACCGTCGAGCTCGGCCCCGCCGTGGAACTGGTGTCGAAGGAAGAGGGCCACCGTCAGCCGCTGGCTCCGGAGTTCGTCTCCCAGCACGACTTCTCGCCTCTGGAAGTCGCCTACGACTTCGGGCGCGTGCGCCGCGAGGACATCGAGTCGGGTCCGCGCAACATCTGGCGGTACAAGAAGCTGCTGCCCGTCCCGTCGAACGTCGAGGAGATCCCGAACACCGAGCCGGGTTGCACGCGGCTGGTGCGCGCGGACCGACTCGCGAAGGAACTCGGCGTCCGTCGTTTGTGGATCAAGGACGACACCGGCAACCCCACACATTCGTTCAAGGATCGGGTCGTGGCCGTGGCTTTGGCCGCGGCGCGCGAGTTCGGTTTCGACACTCTCGCCTGCCCGTCCACGGGGAACCTGGCCAACGCCGTCGCCGCGGCGGCCGCCCGGGCGGGGTGGCAGTCCGTGGTGCTGATCCCCTCGTCGTTGGAGCGGGCGAAGGTGCTCACCACGGCGGTGTACGACGGCGCCCTGATCGCGGTGGACGGCAACTACGACGACGTCAACCGGCTTGCCACCGAACTGGCCGCGGAACACGAGAACTGGGCGTTCGTCAACGTCAACGTGCGCCCCTACTACTCGGAGGGGTCCAAGACCCTCGCCTTCGAAGTCGCCGAGCAGCTCGGCTGGCGGATCCCGGAGCAGGTCGTCGTTCCGATCGCCTCGGGTTCCCAGCTCACCAAAGTGGACAAGGGTTTCCAGGAGCTCGCACAGCTGGATCTGGTGGAGGCGAGCCCGTACCGCGTGTTCGGTGCCCAGGCGTCCGGCTGTTCACCGGTGTCCGCGGCGTTCCGCGACGGACACGATGTGGTGCGGCCGGTGCGGCCCGACACCATCGCCCGTTCGCTCGCGATCGGCAATCCCGCCGACGGACCCTACGTTCTCGACACCGTGCGACGTACGGGTGGAGCCATCGAGGACGTCAGCGACGACGAGGTGGTCGACGGCATCCGACTGCTGGCGCGCACCGAAGGCATCTTCACCGAGACGGCGGGCGGCGTCACGGTGGCCACGGCGAAGAAGCTCATCGAGTCCGGCCAGCTCGACCCGGACGCCGAAACGGTCCTGCTGATCACGGGCGACGGGTTGAAGACGCTCGACGCGCTCGGTGACCGGGTCGGCCCGAAGGCCACCGTGCGGCCGTCGGTGGAGGCCGTGCAGTCCGCGCTGGACGCCTGA
- the rsfS gene encoding ribosome silencing factor — MVATAEARDLATAAARAAADKKATDVVLLDVSEQLVITDVFVIASAPNERQIGAIVDNIEEKLRAVGHKPVRREGAREGRWVLLDFVDVVVHVQHTEERAFYGLERLWKDCPRIEVDGLEVPTDDADGDQGADAS; from the coding sequence GTGGTAGCGACGGCCGAAGCTCGAGACCTCGCGACCGCGGCCGCGCGCGCGGCGGCGGACAAGAAGGCCACTGACGTGGTGCTGCTCGACGTCTCGGAGCAGCTGGTGATCACCGACGTCTTCGTGATCGCATCCGCGCCCAACGAGCGGCAGATCGGGGCCATCGTCGACAACATCGAGGAGAAACTGCGTGCCGTGGGCCACAAGCCGGTGCGCAGGGAGGGCGCCAGGGAAGGGCGCTGGGTGCTCCTCGACTTCGTCGACGTCGTGGTGCACGTCCAGCACACCGAGGAGCGCGCGTTCTACGGCCTGGAGCGGTTGTGGAAGGACTGCCCGCGGATCGAGGTCGACGGGTTGGAAGTCCCGACCGACGACGCGGACGGCGACCAGGGAGCGGACGCGTCGTGA
- a CDS encoding DegV family protein, protein MPVAVVTDSTAHLPEGFAERYGITTVPLHVLVDGSSSLDGVEFGPAALADALGQRRIVTTSRPTPAAFAAAYRTALDAGADAVVSIHLSKKLSGTWEAAVLAAQEVGPDLVRVVDSRTIAMGLGFAALEAAEAARRGADVGEVEAVAVAAAGATETFFAVETLEYLRRGGRIGSAAALLGTALAVKPVLEVREGEIQALEKVRTMQRALARLVDLAAEVAGTDEVAVAVHHLASPDRAAQLATRLDERLPVSTGCVVSELGAVVGAHTGPGVVGFVIRKPLRSR, encoded by the coding sequence GTGCCGGTCGCGGTTGTCACGGATTCCACAGCTCACCTGCCCGAGGGCTTCGCCGAGAGGTACGGCATCACCACCGTTCCGTTGCATGTCCTCGTCGATGGGAGCTCGTCGCTCGACGGCGTCGAGTTCGGCCCGGCGGCACTGGCCGACGCGCTCGGTCAACGCAGGATCGTCACCACCTCGCGTCCCACGCCTGCGGCTTTCGCAGCGGCGTATCGGACCGCGTTGGACGCGGGTGCCGACGCGGTCGTGTCGATCCACCTGTCGAAGAAGCTTTCCGGCACGTGGGAGGCGGCGGTGCTCGCGGCCCAGGAGGTGGGGCCGGACCTGGTCCGGGTGGTCGACTCGCGCACGATCGCCATGGGGCTGGGATTCGCCGCGTTGGAGGCCGCCGAGGCGGCCCGGCGCGGTGCGGACGTCGGTGAGGTCGAGGCCGTGGCCGTGGCCGCGGCAGGGGCCACGGAGACGTTCTTCGCGGTGGAGACCCTGGAGTATCTGCGGCGCGGTGGACGCATCGGCTCTGCGGCGGCGTTGCTCGGTACGGCGTTGGCCGTGAAACCGGTGCTGGAGGTGCGCGAGGGCGAAATCCAGGCTTTGGAGAAGGTGCGCACGATGCAGCGTGCCCTGGCTCGGCTGGTGGATCTGGCGGCCGAGGTCGCGGGTACCGACGAGGTCGCGGTCGCCGTGCACCACCTGGCCTCGCCGGATCGCGCCGCTCAACTCGCGACCCGGCTGGACGAGCGTTTACCCGTGTCGACGGGGTGTGTGGTGTCCGAGCTGGGGGCCGTCGTCGGTGCGCACACGGGTCCGGGGGTCGTGGGATTCGTGATCCGGAAGCCGTTGCGTTCGCGGTGA
- a CDS encoding helix-hairpin-helix domain-containing protein has product MAPQRRHTAIAAAVVGVLGAGIVTAMVLAGAPEPERAPPLPDVRPVSVSSAAQGSGAQGSASATPTSLVVSVVGTVAEPGLITVEPGARVADAIELAGGASRDSDLHTVNLARKVSDGEQIYVGVTPPPGVSEAATGGDGPAPSTSDASKVDLNAADHAMLQTLPGVGEVTASRILEWRETHGRFTSVEQLREIDGIGEKRFARLREQVSVG; this is encoded by the coding sequence GTGGCGCCACAGCGTCGGCACACCGCGATCGCCGCTGCCGTCGTCGGTGTCCTGGGCGCCGGGATCGTCACGGCGATGGTGCTCGCCGGAGCACCGGAGCCCGAGCGGGCGCCTCCGCTGCCGGACGTGCGACCCGTGTCGGTGTCGTCGGCTGCGCAGGGCAGCGGCGCGCAGGGATCCGCGAGTGCGACGCCGACCTCCCTGGTCGTCAGCGTCGTGGGCACCGTCGCCGAACCCGGGCTGATCACCGTGGAACCCGGCGCGAGGGTGGCTGACGCCATCGAACTCGCCGGCGGCGCGAGCCGCGACAGCGACCTGCACACCGTGAACCTGGCGCGGAAGGTGTCGGACGGGGAACAGATCTACGTCGGTGTCACACCCCCTCCGGGAGTGAGCGAGGCCGCCACGGGCGGTGATGGTCCGGCACCGTCCACGTCGGACGCCTCGAAGGTCGACCTGAACGCCGCCGACCACGCGATGCTCCAGACACTGCCGGGTGTGGGGGAGGTGACGGCGTCGCGAATCCTCGAATGGCGGGAGACCCATGGTCGTTTCACGTCCGTGGAACAGCTCCGGGAGATCGACGGCATCGGTGAGAAGAGGTTCGCGCGTCTGCGCGAACAGGTCTCCGTCGGGTAA
- the proB gene encoding glutamate 5-kinase, whose protein sequence is MSEVRSAIAGARRLVVKVGSSALTTASGGLDVGRLDALVDAIADRVARETQIVLVSSGAIGAGLAPLSLGVRPKDLATQQAAASVGQLALAHAYAESFGRYSLTVGQVLLTSNDVVRRAHYRNAQRTFSRLLALGAVPVVNENDTVATEEIRFGDNDRLAALVAHLVGADGLVLLSDVDGLYDGDPRSGASRKITEVASESDLEGLAVGRSSSGLGTGGMMSKVAAARTAAAAGIPVLIAAAEEAPSALGDAGVGTAFTHASNRMSARRFWLGYAAGSQGRLVLDDGAVAAVVRHRRSLLAAGIVGVDGDFQAGDVVELVNPEQSVVARGVVAFDVTELPELIGRSSHELPPEQRREVVHADDLVPLRRRR, encoded by the coding sequence ATGAGTGAGGTCCGCAGTGCCATCGCCGGTGCCCGACGCCTGGTGGTGAAGGTGGGTTCGTCCGCCCTCACCACCGCCAGTGGGGGACTGGACGTCGGTCGGCTCGACGCGCTCGTCGATGCCATCGCCGACCGGGTGGCCCGAGAAACGCAGATCGTCCTCGTCTCGTCGGGTGCGATCGGCGCGGGGCTGGCCCCGTTGTCGCTCGGCGTGCGCCCGAAGGATTTGGCCACGCAGCAGGCCGCGGCCAGCGTCGGTCAGTTGGCGCTCGCCCACGCTTACGCGGAGTCGTTCGGCCGGTACTCCCTCACCGTGGGGCAGGTGCTGCTGACGTCCAACGACGTGGTGCGTCGCGCCCACTACCGCAATGCGCAGCGGACGTTCTCGCGGCTTCTGGCACTGGGAGCGGTGCCGGTGGTGAACGAGAACGACACGGTGGCCACCGAGGAGATCCGCTTCGGTGACAACGACCGCTTGGCAGCGCTCGTGGCCCATCTCGTCGGTGCCGACGGTCTCGTCCTGCTGTCCGATGTGGACGGCCTGTACGACGGCGATCCGCGCTCGGGCGCGAGCCGCAAGATCACCGAGGTGGCGTCGGAGTCCGACCTCGAGGGTCTGGCCGTCGGACGATCCAGCTCAGGGCTGGGCACGGGCGGCATGATGTCCAAGGTCGCCGCGGCGCGAACGGCGGCCGCGGCGGGGATCCCGGTGTTGATCGCGGCCGCGGAGGAAGCGCCGTCGGCACTGGGCGATGCCGGTGTGGGGACGGCGTTCACCCACGCGTCGAACCGGATGTCGGCCCGCAGGTTCTGGCTCGGGTACGCCGCGGGCTCGCAGGGCAGGTTGGTGCTCGACGACGGAGCCGTGGCGGCGGTGGTGCGTCACCGGCGTTCGTTGCTGGCCGCGGGCATCGTCGGGGTCGACGGCGATTTCCAGGCCGGGGACGTGGTGGAGCTGGTGAACCCGGAGCAATCTGTTGTCGCGCGCGGCGTGGTGGCGTTCGACGTCACCGAACTGCCCGAGTTGATCGGCCGCTCCTCCCATGAGCTCCCGCCCGAACAACGTCGCGAGGTCGTCCACGCCGACGATCTGGTGCCGCTGCGCCGCCGCCGCTGA
- a CDS encoding MFS transporter codes for MVESGVEATGGASRERQHRLPVRTLFAASAGNALEWFDWTIYATFSIYFASTFFPGDLAQINTFATYALAFFFRPLGGILIGRFADLRGRKPAMIFTITLMAGGSVLIGVTPTYDQIGWLAPLMLLLARIAQGLSLGGEVSNASAYLAEVAPPDRRGRYSSFFYISTGTAVLLASILGFVLARSLSTAQLEEWGWRLPFLLGGVLGVVALWLRRTLEETEKYRSNAPAARRMRRPLWTTLQHHPKAVGQLVGFSMLSTLCYYTFFSALTPFAVNSRGADPVDVFLALSVATALFVALQYPMGALSDRIGRRPQLLVWSAATALLVVPLSSLVRPGLVNLLVVFCVGLGLYTAMTSIAPAIMSELFPTTLRGLGIGAWYNLTVAVFGGTAPLLITALSGAGLSTAFFYYVAAGAAVAFLVIWRLPETSGTELR; via the coding sequence ATGGTCGAGTCGGGCGTGGAGGCCACCGGCGGAGCGAGCCGGGAACGCCAACACCGGCTTCCCGTCCGGACGTTGTTCGCCGCCAGCGCGGGCAACGCGCTGGAGTGGTTCGACTGGACCATCTACGCGACGTTCAGCATCTACTTCGCGAGCACGTTCTTCCCCGGTGACCTCGCCCAGATCAACACGTTCGCCACGTACGCGCTCGCGTTCTTCTTCCGGCCGCTCGGTGGCATCCTGATCGGCCGCTTCGCCGACCTGCGCGGACGCAAACCCGCCATGATCTTCACCATCACGCTCATGGCCGGCGGGTCGGTGCTGATCGGGGTGACGCCGACGTACGACCAGATCGGCTGGCTGGCACCGCTGATGCTGCTGCTGGCACGCATCGCGCAGGGCCTGTCCCTCGGCGGTGAGGTGTCCAACGCCTCCGCCTACCTCGCCGAGGTCGCCCCACCCGATCGACGCGGCCGGTACTCCTCGTTCTTCTACATCTCCACGGGCACGGCGGTGCTCCTCGCGTCGATCCTCGGATTCGTTCTCGCCCGCTCACTGTCCACGGCGCAACTCGAGGAGTGGGGCTGGCGACTTCCGTTCCTGCTCGGCGGCGTCCTCGGAGTCGTCGCCCTGTGGCTGCGCCGCACGCTGGAGGAGACGGAGAAGTACCGCAGCAACGCTCCCGCGGCCCGACGCATGCGCCGACCGCTGTGGACCACCCTGCAACACCACCCGAAGGCCGTCGGGCAGCTCGTCGGCTTCAGCATGCTCTCCACGCTGTGCTACTACACGTTCTTCAGCGCGTTGACGCCGTTCGCGGTCAACTCCCGCGGCGCCGACCCCGTCGACGTGTTCCTGGCCCTGTCCGTGGCCACGGCGTTGTTCGTGGCGCTGCAGTACCCGATGGGCGCGCTGTCCGACCGCATCGGTCGCCGGCCGCAACTACTGGTGTGGTCGGCGGCCACCGCGCTCCTGGTCGTCCCTCTGTCGTCCCTCGTACGGCCGGGCCTGGTGAACCTGCTCGTCGTGTTCTGCGTGGGTCTCGGGCTCTACACGGCGATGACGTCCATCGCGCCCGCGATCATGAGCGAGTTGTTCCCCACCACGTTGCGGGGCCTCGGCATCGGCGCCTGGTACAACCTCACCGTCGCCGTGTTCGGTGGCACGGCGCCGCTGCTGATCACAGCGCTGTCCGGGGCGGGACTGTCGACGGCGTTCTTCTACTACGTCGCCGCGGGTGCGGCGGTCGCCTTCCTCGTGATCTGGCGGTTGCCGGAGACCAGCGGTACGGAGTTGCGCTGA
- the octT gene encoding diglucosylglycerate octanoyltransferase, which translates to MTGARSPRILVFGDSLSFHGPEGGHPADDPRLWPNIAASALGGSAELVAGAGWTARDAWWAMIGDPRVWAELHRADVVVLAVGSMDTLPSPLPTYLRTGLRYLRPDPLRRATRRAYLAAQPVLSVALRGRPSALPTRLTVRYLDTAVSALRVLRPALPVVGWLPSVHRAAAYGRVHTTRARTAAAIARWAAATEVPLLDVPARVAAHVLGGHGNPDGMHWGWQGHESVGVGMAELLRPFVTRAGGVGSDTAGWGHVG; encoded by the coding sequence GTGACCGGCGCTCGTTCGCCACGGATTCTGGTGTTCGGTGACTCGCTGAGCTTCCACGGTCCCGAAGGGGGCCATCCAGCGGACGACCCGCGTCTGTGGCCGAACATCGCGGCGTCCGCGCTCGGTGGGAGCGCGGAGCTGGTGGCGGGTGCGGGCTGGACGGCGCGCGACGCGTGGTGGGCGATGATCGGTGACCCGAGGGTATGGGCCGAGCTGCACCGCGCCGACGTCGTCGTGCTCGCGGTGGGCAGCATGGACACGCTGCCCTCGCCGTTGCCGACATATCTCCGGACGGGTCTGCGGTATCTCCGCCCCGACCCGCTGCGCCGCGCGACGCGGCGGGCGTACCTCGCGGCGCAACCCGTGCTGTCCGTCGCGTTGCGAGGCCGGCCCTCCGCGTTGCCCACCCGGTTGACCGTGCGTTACCTCGACACGGCGGTCTCGGCGTTGCGCGTGCTGCGACCCGCGCTGCCCGTGGTCGGCTGGCTTCCCTCGGTGCATCGTGCGGCGGCGTACGGCCGGGTGCACACGACCCGCGCCCGTACCGCGGCCGCGATCGCGCGCTGGGCGGCGGCAACCGAGGTGCCGCTGCTCGACGTGCCGGCCCGCGTCGCCGCTCACGTCCTCGGCGGGCACGGCAATCCCGACGGCATGCACTGGGGTTGGCAGGGCCACGAGAGCGTGGGCGTGGGGATGGCGGAGCTGCTCCGCCCGTTCGTCACCCGAGCGGGCGGCGTCGGGTCCGACACCGCCGGATGGGGCCACGTAGGCTGA